A region from the Triticum aestivum cultivar Chinese Spring chromosome 3D, IWGSC CS RefSeq v2.1, whole genome shotgun sequence genome encodes:
- the LOC123078509 gene encoding uncharacterized protein, which produces MPDPSHRPRRTSIPVPRPILTFVVAHSRRSHLSLPLQPAQKNPSTPPINRCRRRRPRGRRRRHRRNTRGRRRRRCCKAWRFESRPRLCKAGRFESRPRRCKACSPRCSARPATRTASSSSSRRCGRSASSPKSSSTMLCSRRLARPASWGWPAACSRKCPPRGSSPTSARAPRWPRSVDGHAGDATCSSSGTRCATRRSPPTTSSATRMCADVGLVAEAEQFFEEMKLDKWSYTAIINIYGSIKDANRALQLFVEMLQSGIEANIMSYTIVIQCLGKANWIDDAVLCNRIWVIDVHSQVHTRHCLPLPSLPAVDGAAFPD; this is translated from the coding sequence ATGCCCGATCCATCCCATCGCCCCCGCCGGACATCCATCCCTGTGCCGCGGCCGATCCTAACCTTCGTCGTCGCCCACTCCCGTCGATCCCATCTATCGTTGCCGCTGCAGCCGGCGCAAAAAAATCCATCGACCCCTCCCATCaatcgttgccgccgccgccgtccgaggggcagacgccgccgccaccgccgcaatACAAGGgggagacgccgccgccgctgctgcaagGCATGGCGGTTTGAATCCCGCCCCCGCCTCTGCAAGGCAGGGCGGTTTGAATCCCGCCCCCGCCGCTGCAAGGCATGCTCACCAAGATGTTCGGCCAGGCCGGCGACTAGGACGGCATCCAGTTCGTCTTCAAGAAGATGCGGGAGGTCGGCATCAAGCCCTAAATCTTCGTCTACAATGCTTTGCTCGAGGCGATTGGCAAGACCGGCAAGTTGGGGCTGGCCCGCAGCCTGTTCGAGGAAATGTCCGCCGAGGGGGTCGAGCCCAACGAGCGCACGCGCACCGCGGTGGCCAAGATCTGTTGACGGGCACGCTGGGGACGCGACGTGCTCCAGCTCTGGGACAAGATGCGCGACAAGAAGATCCCCGCCCACAACATCCTCTGCAACACGCATGTGCGCCGACGTGGGGCTGGTGGCTGAGGCCGAGCAGTTCTTTGAGGAGATGAAGCTGGACAAGTGGAGCTACACAGCCATCATCAACATCTATGGGAGCATCAAGGACGCCAACCGCGCACTCCAGTTGTTTGTGGAAATGCTACAGAGCGGCATAGAGGCCAACATAATGAGCTACACCATCGTGATCCAGTGCCTCGGCAAGGCGAACTGGATAGATGACGCCGTTCTTTGTAACCGCATCTGGGTCATAGACGTACATTCTCAGGTGCACACGCGTCACTGCCTACCGCTACCTTCCTTGCCGGCGGTGGACGGCGCCGCGTTTCCGGATTAG